In the Leptospira sp. WS4.C2 genome, one interval contains:
- the hemN gene encoding oxygen-independent coproporphyrinogen III oxidase — protein MKHLLEKYDTPAPRYTSYPTVPYWTDSPTLEECIQSLETHLTPKESKLALYLHIPFCETLCTFCGCNTSITKNHTVEEPYVAAIKNELQLYTEKVTSLNGKNLSELHLGGGSPTYLSDYHLQSTIEFILNKLNPAEEPQYSIEVDPRRTRVSQLKLLQKLGFRRISLGVQDFDPEVQRLVNRIQPFELTENITLEARALGFDSINFDLIYGLPKQTSDSMKFTIERTLELKPDRIAFYSYAHVPWIKASQRLFTEKDLPEATVKRDLYEIGRSLLEKEGYREIGMDHFALPHDKLWKAFDTNKLHRNFMGYSESKTDVMLGLGSSSISETPDLFFQNQKLEMKYRKSILDGIIPIFRGHKLTKSDQIRKQLILDLMTSWKVYVPSDMKSHVFNFLQEMEADNLVQWQGDTLTVSEPGKPFLRIVAMAFDEKLQLSQPTKPVFSKAI, from the coding sequence ATGAAACACCTGCTTGAAAAATACGATACACCCGCACCGAGATATACTAGTTACCCTACTGTTCCCTATTGGACTGATTCTCCTACGTTAGAAGAATGTATTCAATCTCTGGAAACACACCTAACACCGAAAGAATCCAAACTTGCACTGTATTTACATATACCTTTTTGTGAAACACTTTGTACTTTTTGTGGATGTAATACTTCAATCACAAAAAACCATACAGTGGAAGAACCTTACGTGGCAGCGATTAAAAATGAATTACAATTATATACAGAGAAAGTAACGAGTCTCAACGGAAAAAACTTAAGCGAACTTCATTTAGGTGGAGGAAGCCCTACTTACTTATCAGATTATCACCTTCAGTCAACCATTGAGTTCATTCTAAACAAACTAAATCCTGCAGAGGAACCGCAGTATTCCATTGAAGTGGACCCAAGAAGAACAAGAGTCTCACAACTGAAACTTTTACAAAAACTAGGATTCCGAAGGATTAGTCTTGGGGTTCAAGATTTTGATCCCGAAGTACAAAGACTCGTCAACCGAATCCAACCATTTGAACTGACGGAAAATATTACCTTAGAAGCAAGGGCCTTGGGATTTGATTCCATCAATTTTGATCTGATTTATGGACTTCCCAAACAAACATCGGACTCCATGAAATTTACAATCGAAAGAACATTGGAACTAAAACCAGATCGAATTGCCTTTTATTCTTATGCTCATGTACCTTGGATCAAAGCATCCCAAAGATTATTCACTGAAAAAGATCTTCCTGAAGCGACCGTAAAACGAGACTTATATGAAATTGGCAGATCTTTATTGGAAAAAGAAGGTTATAGGGAAATTGGGATGGATCACTTTGCCCTTCCCCATGACAAACTATGGAAAGCCTTCGATACAAACAAACTTCATAGAAACTTTATGGGTTATAGTGAATCCAAAACAGATGTTATGTTAGGACTTGGTTCTTCTTCCATTTCCGAAACCCCTGATCTTTTTTTCCAAAACCAAAAACTGGAAATGAAATACCGTAAGTCCATATTGGACGGAATCATTCCCATTTTCCGGGGACACAAACTCACAAAGTCTGATCAAATTAGGAAACAACTGATTTTAGATTTGATGACCTCTTGGAAAGTTTATGTTCCCTCAGATATGAAGTCTCATGTATTTAACTTCTTACAAGAAATGGAAGCGGACAATCTGGTCCAATGGCAAGGAGATACACTCACAGTTTCTGAACCTGGGAAACCTTTTTTACGAATCGTAGCAATGGCTTTTGATGAAAAATTACAACTGAGCCAACCAACAAAACCTGTTTTTTCAAAAGCAATATGA
- a CDS encoding uroporphyrinogen decarboxylase family protein — protein sequence MITTQFRNERFANALNLVPQNIPPIWFMRQAGRYHSHYRKLKETHSFMELCKQPELAAEVALGPVREFGFDVSILFSDLLFPLEALGMGLTYDPGPKLSFSLTSEKDLLLLKSPEEAIERLKFQKEAVIRTREVLPKDVSLIGFVGGPFTLMTYASIGKHDGNLSFIKTNQNFVDHLYSLLVPLLKENIELQLQGGAEVVMIFDTAAGMLDPYNFQRYVTGPITEFTKLYPKQIGYYAKNSTEEQVRQIQEIPNLAGFGVDHRFSIKQTLKNFGGKGFIQGNFDQELLFAEASILKEKIREYLLPIRDMDPEERKGWVAGLGHGVLQFTPESSVHLLIDETRKVFGK from the coding sequence ATGATCACAACACAATTTAGAAATGAAAGATTTGCCAACGCCTTAAATTTAGTTCCGCAAAACATTCCCCCCATTTGGTTTATGCGCCAAGCAGGACGGTATCACTCTCATTACCGTAAACTAAAAGAAACTCATAGTTTTATGGAGTTGTGCAAACAACCAGAACTTGCGGCAGAGGTTGCTCTTGGACCTGTTCGTGAATTTGGTTTTGATGTAAGTATCTTATTCTCCGACCTTTTATTTCCTTTGGAAGCTTTGGGTATGGGTTTAACCTATGATCCAGGTCCAAAACTTTCCTTTTCTCTTACTTCAGAAAAAGATTTATTACTTTTAAAATCGCCTGAGGAAGCCATCGAGAGACTCAAGTTTCAAAAAGAAGCAGTCATACGGACAAGAGAGGTATTACCCAAAGATGTTTCCTTGATCGGCTTTGTGGGTGGTCCCTTCACCTTAATGACTTATGCAAGTATAGGAAAACATGATGGAAACTTATCATTTATCAAAACAAACCAGAACTTTGTAGATCATTTGTATTCCCTACTTGTCCCACTTCTAAAAGAAAACATCGAATTACAATTGCAAGGTGGTGCAGAGGTGGTTATGATTTTTGATACCGCCGCGGGAATGTTAGATCCTTACAACTTCCAACGTTATGTGACAGGACCAATCACAGAATTTACAAAACTTTACCCAAAACAGATTGGTTATTATGCTAAAAATTCTACAGAAGAACAGGTCAGACAAATCCAGGAGATTCCTAATTTAGCCGGATTTGGTGTGGATCATCGATTTTCGATCAAACAAACACTAAAGAACTTCGGAGGAAAAGGTTTTATCCAAGGAAATTTTGACCAAGAACTCCTATTTGCGGAAGCATCCATTCTCAAAGAAAAAATAAGAGAATATCTTCTACCAATCAGAGATATGGATCCGGAAGAAAGAAAAGGATGGGTGGCTGGCCTCGGACATGGAGTTCTACAATTCACACCGGAAAGTTCGGTCCACCTACTCATTGACGAAACAAGAAAGGTATTTGGGAAATGA
- a CDS encoding glutamate-1-semialdehyde 2,1-aminomutase: MNSEELFLRSKQVVPGGVHSPVRSFASVGGTPVFFSEANGAYLKSVEGKDYIDYCLSFGPLLFGHRHPEIQEIVEDTVKKAWSFGACEPYSLELAEFITSRIPWAEKIRFVNSGTEAVMSALRVARGATGRSKILKFDGCYHGHLDQLLVKAGSGLAGLSSSDSKGIGPEIIQNTLVLPLDDEAALEELFQTQGNQIACLIIEPIPANYGLLPQRIEFLKKCRELTTKYGVLLLFDEVISGFRVSFQGMAGITEIIPDLVCYGKIIGGGFPVGAYAGKKDLMDLVAPSGQVYQAGTLSANPIGMRAGLKTLTKAWNENPYPELEAKTKKLTAGILKLLTESGDSNWEAVTYGSLFWLKGKTKDPIRTIASIPHDHKTRFATFFHKLLNQGVYLAPSGYEVGFLSTVHSDEIIEATLDKTKKALQEVK; this comes from the coding sequence ATGAATTCAGAAGAACTATTTCTTCGTTCTAAACAAGTGGTTCCTGGTGGGGTGCACAGTCCTGTTCGTTCCTTTGCATCGGTAGGTGGAACTCCCGTTTTCTTTAGTGAAGCAAACGGCGCCTACTTAAAGTCAGTCGAAGGAAAAGATTATATCGATTATTGTTTAAGTTTCGGACCTCTCCTCTTTGGTCATAGACATCCAGAAATCCAAGAAATAGTCGAAGATACAGTAAAAAAGGCATGGTCCTTTGGAGCTTGTGAGCCGTATTCCTTAGAGCTTGCCGAGTTTATCACAAGTCGCATTCCTTGGGCAGAAAAAATTCGATTTGTCAACTCAGGAACGGAAGCTGTGATGAGTGCTCTTCGTGTAGCAAGAGGAGCAACTGGTAGGAGTAAAATTTTAAAGTTTGATGGTTGTTACCATGGCCACCTAGACCAACTCCTTGTTAAAGCAGGTTCTGGTCTTGCAGGACTTAGTTCGAGTGATAGTAAAGGAATTGGTCCAGAAATCATACAAAATACCCTTGTGCTACCGTTAGATGATGAAGCTGCCTTAGAGGAACTATTTCAAACACAGGGAAATCAAATTGCTTGTCTCATCATCGAACCAATTCCAGCAAATTACGGACTCCTTCCTCAAAGAATCGAATTTTTAAAAAAATGCAGAGAACTCACAACAAAATACGGCGTATTACTTTTGTTTGATGAAGTGATTTCCGGATTTAGAGTTTCCTTCCAAGGAATGGCAGGTATTACAGAAATTATTCCAGACTTAGTATGTTATGGAAAAATCATCGGTGGTGGGTTCCCTGTGGGCGCTTATGCCGGCAAAAAAGACCTGATGGATTTAGTAGCACCGAGTGGCCAGGTTTACCAAGCAGGAACACTATCCGCAAATCCAATCGGAATGCGTGCTGGCCTAAAAACCTTAACGAAAGCCTGGAACGAAAATCCATATCCAGAACTAGAAGCAAAAACAAAAAAACTCACTGCAGGCATTTTAAAACTTTTAACCGAATCGGGTGATTCCAATTGGGAAGCTGTTACTTATGGAAGCCTATTTTGGCTCAAAGGAAAAACAAAAGATCCCATTCGAACTATCGCAAGTATTCCCCATGATCATAAAACAAGATTTGCTACATTTTTCCATAAACTTCTAAACCAGGGAGTTTATCTAGCACCTAGCGGGTATGAGGTTGGATTTTTATCCACGGTCCATAGCGACGAAATTATTGAAGCCACATTAGATAAAACCAAAAAGGCATTACAGGAAGTAAAATGA
- the hemB gene encoding porphobilinogen synthase, with product MKKQTLRLRSNQYLRNLGETGSLNVNKMIQPLFLAEGIDEKEPIKGLPGVFRDTGKSIFSQIESDLKSGVSQFLLFMVPKDKSDTSFPKNFYHTNISAIKKEFPNMFLWLDTCICSVTTTGHCCHFHKSGTIDLELTLKRLSDLALIYADAGADGIAPSDMMDGRVGSHRKILDANNHSMVPIMSYSTKFKSNFYGPFRGAADSSPQFGDRSGYQLDVRDRDTAIHTSIRDKEEGADLLMVKPGMTAIDLIGPIKEKTGLPTGAYQVSGEYASLVYLAKEGFLNFEEGLKETWDVFRRAGSSYLITYGARIAQRLYS from the coding sequence ATGAAAAAACAAACACTTCGACTTCGTTCCAACCAATATTTAAGAAACTTAGGGGAAACAGGATCACTTAACGTAAACAAGATGATCCAACCACTTTTCCTTGCAGAAGGTATCGACGAAAAAGAACCGATCAAAGGATTACCAGGAGTTTTTCGTGATACAGGTAAATCGATTTTTTCCCAAATTGAATCCGACTTAAAATCAGGTGTTTCTCAGTTTCTATTGTTTATGGTTCCGAAAGATAAATCGGATACAAGTTTTCCAAAAAACTTTTACCACACCAATATCAGTGCGATCAAAAAAGAATTCCCAAACATGTTTCTATGGCTTGATACTTGTATTTGTTCTGTGACAACAACAGGTCACTGCTGCCACTTCCACAAATCAGGAACCATTGATCTGGAACTAACACTCAAACGTCTGTCTGACCTTGCCCTCATTTATGCAGATGCAGGTGCTGACGGAATTGCACCAAGTGATATGATGGATGGCCGCGTCGGGTCTCACAGAAAAATTTTGGATGCGAACAATCATTCGATGGTTCCTATCATGAGTTATTCTACAAAATTCAAAAGTAATTTTTATGGACCTTTCCGTGGTGCCGCAGATTCTTCCCCACAATTTGGCGATAGAAGTGGATACCAACTGGATGTGAGAGATCGAGATACTGCCATTCACACTTCCATTCGTGATAAAGAAGAAGGGGCTGATTTACTTATGGTCAAACCAGGAATGACTGCCATCGATCTCATTGGTCCCATCAAAGAAAAAACAGGACTTCCTACTGGTGCTTACCAAGTGAGTGGAGAGTATGCAAGTCTTGTTTATTTAGCCAAAGAAGGTTTTTTAAATTTTGAGGAAGGATTAAAAGAAACCTGGGATGTTTTCAGAAGGGCTGGTTCTTCCTATTTAATTACTTATGGTGCAAGGATAGCACAAAGGTTATATTCATGA
- the hemC gene encoding hydroxymethylbilane synthase, which translates to MSDIIKVGGRSSLLSRIQIFSVIKALQQKNQTKEFQTVFRESAGDKDLKTPLWQFAGQGIFTKDLQEDLLNHKIDIVIHSWKDMDLRDRKETILVPILPREDVRDVLLFKRNKWISAPTEITILTSSPRREHHIREFVKSYFPTPIKSFQVKIESVRGNIQTRLKKYLEHENGGILVAKAALDRILSFEDEENLIPELKEVKQLIRETINLSLFMVMPSSIFPSAPAQGALCAEIRKEDKHLESLLREISDVNAELTANEERKILSRYGGGCHQKIGVSVLTRDYGKITFVRGETEDGKTLFTKELSDTPNLNFDRNEVWPPNAKMAARQRERLTYSIPKDVDVFVSRGYAFPLDLSVNPTNQILWSAGLSTWKDLALRGFWVNGTCDGLGESEPPMIDLLLGRKPNFIKLTHVDSDKHNSIYPVVPTYFVSAPEIPVPFDTSKIKAAYWRSGSEFDIVTKRFPELLDVIHFVGPGSTFKKIKQTIGEEATETKVFVSLSFDSWVERYIKP; encoded by the coding sequence TTGTCTGATATCATCAAAGTCGGAGGAAGATCCTCACTTCTTTCTCGAATTCAAATTTTTTCTGTCATCAAAGCCCTCCAACAAAAAAACCAAACCAAAGAATTCCAAACGGTATTTCGAGAATCTGCGGGTGACAAAGATCTCAAAACTCCTCTTTGGCAGTTTGCTGGCCAAGGAATTTTTACCAAAGATCTCCAGGAAGATTTATTAAATCATAAGATTGATATTGTCATCCATTCTTGGAAGGATATGGATCTCAGAGATCGTAAAGAGACAATCCTTGTTCCTATCTTGCCAAGAGAAGATGTTCGTGATGTTTTATTATTTAAAAGAAATAAATGGATTTCGGCACCAACCGAAATTACAATCCTTACTTCCTCCCCAAGAAGAGAACATCACATTCGTGAATTCGTAAAATCTTACTTCCCTACTCCCATCAAATCCTTCCAGGTCAAAATCGAGTCAGTCCGAGGGAATATCCAAACTAGACTCAAGAAATATTTGGAACATGAAAATGGTGGAATCTTAGTAGCAAAAGCTGCATTAGATCGAATTTTAAGTTTTGAAGACGAAGAAAACCTGATCCCCGAATTAAAGGAAGTGAAACAACTCATCAGAGAAACCATAAACCTTTCCTTGTTTATGGTTATGCCTTCCTCTATCTTCCCCAGTGCACCGGCACAAGGTGCGCTCTGTGCCGAGATTAGAAAAGAAGACAAACATCTGGAATCACTACTGAGAGAAATCTCCGATGTAAATGCAGAACTGACCGCAAATGAAGAAAGAAAAATATTATCCAGGTATGGTGGTGGTTGTCATCAAAAAATTGGAGTTTCCGTATTAACAAGAGATTACGGAAAAATAACCTTTGTTAGAGGAGAGACAGAAGATGGAAAAACCTTATTTACAAAAGAATTATCTGATACTCCAAACCTAAATTTTGATCGCAATGAAGTTTGGCCACCCAATGCAAAAATGGCTGCGAGACAAAGAGAGAGGCTTACCTACTCAATTCCCAAAGATGTAGATGTATTTGTTTCTCGCGGTTATGCCTTCCCATTAGATTTGTCTGTAAACCCAACAAACCAAATTCTTTGGTCAGCCGGACTTTCTACCTGGAAAGATTTAGCTCTCAGGGGATTTTGGGTGAATGGAACTTGTGATGGATTAGGTGAAAGTGAACCCCCTATGATTGATTTACTTTTGGGGAGAAAACCAAATTTCATCAAACTCACGCATGTAGATTCAGACAAACACAATAGTATTTATCCAGTAGTTCCTACCTACTTTGTATCCGCACCGGAAATTCCAGTTCCTTTTGATACTTCAAAAATCAAGGCTGCTTACTGGCGTAGTGGTTCCGAGTTTGACATTGTCACCAAACGATTTCCTGAATTGTTAGATGTCATCCATTTTGTTGGTCCAGGATCCACATTTAAAAAAATTAAACAGACGATAGGTGAAGAAGCAACAGAGACCAAAGTTTTTGTCTCATTATCTTTTGATTCTTGGGTAGAAAGGTATATAAAGCCATGA
- a CDS encoding NAD(P)-binding domain-containing protein, with translation MWSNLILLHSNDPTSNSLDEAGLEVWQTCQRSIAFGDRRLFPITESERFYKGYEVFHGFEAYRFLLEVVSGLRSKLFGESEIQAQFRDRFREERVTDSNFALSLLRLRDQILEHTKQIRSKYLTGIGRQTYGSVADSYLQKHKSVTLLGTGKLATSILPYLVSKEKEVRLIGRNQTKMTELQKEYSITTHHWEDYKPGAEAIVIASSFLPFNWDSMIESSSLILDFRETALNESNYKNYIPLSKILSDLQDTDEQIQSVKMDLQFFLTELTREREEEQIHIMNGWEDLLV, from the coding sequence ATGTGGTCAAACCTGATTCTATTACACTCAAATGATCCCACAAGTAACTCTTTAGACGAGGCAGGTCTAGAGGTTTGGCAAACATGCCAAAGATCCATTGCATTTGGGGACCGACGTTTGTTTCCGATTACGGAATCCGAACGTTTTTACAAAGGTTATGAAGTTTTTCACGGATTTGAGGCATACCGCTTTCTCTTAGAAGTGGTTTCAGGCCTAAGGTCCAAACTCTTCGGTGAATCAGAAATCCAAGCTCAGTTTCGAGATCGTTTCCGAGAAGAAAGGGTAACTGACTCCAATTTTGCACTCTCTCTATTACGACTACGCGATCAAATTTTAGAACATACAAAACAAATTCGCTCCAAATACTTAACTGGAATTGGTAGACAAACATATGGCAGCGTGGCTGATTCTTATCTACAAAAACATAAGTCAGTAACCCTGCTTGGAACGGGCAAACTTGCCACTTCCATCCTTCCTTATCTTGTCTCCAAGGAAAAGGAAGTTCGCCTCATCGGTCGAAACCAAACTAAAATGACCGAATTACAGAAAGAATATTCTATCACGACTCACCATTGGGAAGACTACAAACCCGGTGCAGAAGCCATTGTAATTGCATCTAGCTTTCTACCGTTTAACTGGGACTCGATGATAGAAAGTTCTTCTTTAATTTTAGATTTTCGTGAAACTGCATTGAATGAATCCAATTATAAAAACTATATTCCCCTTTCAAAAATCCTAAGTGATCTACAAGATACAGATGAACAAATCCAATCAGTAAAAATGGACTTACAATTCTTTCTTACAGAACTCACTCGGGAGCGGGAGGAGGAACAAATACATATAATGAATGGATGGGAAGATTTACTTGTCTGA
- the msrB gene encoding peptide-methionine (R)-S-oxide reductase MsrB, whose protein sequence is MNEGNWKEKLTPLQYQVTREKGTERPFSGEYYEHKEKGTYLCVCCGEALFSSNAKYDSGSGWPSYYEPVRKEAVASESDQSHGMVRTEIHCQNCGAHLGHVFPDGPKPTGLRYCVNSASLKFQSES, encoded by the coding sequence ATGAATGAAGGAAATTGGAAAGAAAAATTAACTCCCTTACAATATCAAGTCACCAGGGAAAAGGGCACCGAACGACCGTTTAGTGGCGAATACTATGAACATAAAGAGAAAGGAACTTATCTTTGTGTTTGTTGTGGAGAAGCATTGTTTTCTTCTAACGCAAAGTATGATTCTGGGAGTGGTTGGCCGAGTTATTACGAACCGGTTCGAAAAGAAGCTGTGGCATCAGAATCTGACCAGAGCCATGGGATGGTCAGGACGGAAATCCACTGTCAAAATTGCGGGGCACATCTAGGGCATGTCTTCCCTGACGGACCTAAACCAACGGGGTTACGATATTGCGTGAATTCAGCTTCCCTGAAATTTCAGAGTGAATCATAA
- a CDS encoding bifunctional precorrin-2 dehydrogenase/sirohydrochlorin ferrochelatase, protein MNFKKYPIFLNLENKNILIVGGGNACLEKLVGLEFTGAKLHVISIDFSEEVKTFLNKYPNIAVEQRAVLEEDLNHRDIIFLATSDPDTNRNFRKIAKEKGIWVNSVDDPKNCDFYSSSSVSIGPVQFAISTDGKFAGVSSTLRKLFEEILPEEDYELMETLFEMRRNLKEILPENAERRKVLKEIIQNLNSKYFHKP, encoded by the coding sequence ATGAATTTCAAAAAATACCCCATTTTTTTAAACTTAGAAAATAAAAATATTCTGATCGTTGGTGGTGGGAATGCCTGTTTAGAAAAATTGGTGGGACTTGAATTTACTGGGGCCAAACTCCATGTGATCTCTATTGATTTCAGTGAAGAAGTGAAAACTTTTTTAAACAAATACCCAAACATCGCAGTAGAACAACGTGCGGTTCTAGAAGAAGATTTAAATCATCGTGATATTATTTTTTTAGCGACAAGTGATCCTGATACCAATCGAAATTTTCGAAAAATTGCGAAAGAAAAAGGGATTTGGGTGAACTCCGTGGATGATCCAAAAAATTGCGATTTTTACTCCTCCTCCTCGGTATCCATTGGCCCAGTCCAATTTGCGATTTCCACTGATGGAAAATTTGCAGGTGTATCCTCTACGTTACGCAAACTCTTTGAAGAAATTCTTCCCGAAGAGGATTATGAGCTTATGGAAACCCTTTTCGAAATGAGAAGGAACTTAAAAGAAATCCTTCCTGAAAATGCGGAAAGAAGAAAGGTCTTAAAAGAGATCATTCAAAATTTAAATTCCAAATACTTTCACAAACCTTAA
- the cobA gene encoding uroporphyrinogen-III C-methyltransferase gives MSSNKTEQGFVSFVSGGPGPIDLLTLRGRNRIESADVILYDALLDPEFLDLFPENAQILYVGKRANEHARTQPEINSLLVEFASQGKRVVRLKGGDASIFGRLAEEIQNLEEFGIPFEVVPGVSSVTTGAADLGLSLTVRGISRQIIILDGHTILEDERSWTGMENFLGTIVILMGSKKTKELAERLIQKGIKGTTPIVLAENVGSSNPTFSPSTLADTMLNGIRKQSSGPGILYVGEAIRPLLDRKDKIQNFILTSLFTE, from the coding sequence ATGTCCTCCAATAAGACAGAACAGGGATTTGTCAGTTTTGTGAGTGGTGGTCCAGGCCCCATTGACCTTTTGACCCTCCGAGGCCGAAATCGAATCGAATCAGCCGATGTCATTCTTTATGATGCTCTTCTTGATCCCGAATTTTTAGACTTATTTCCTGAGAATGCCCAAATCCTTTATGTAGGAAAAAGAGCAAACGAACATGCTCGCACCCAACCCGAAATCAATTCATTGTTAGTCGAATTTGCCTCCCAGGGAAAACGAGTGGTGCGACTCAAAGGTGGGGATGCTTCCATTTTTGGAAGGCTTGCCGAGGAAATCCAAAACTTAGAGGAATTTGGAATTCCCTTTGAAGTAGTTCCGGGAGTGAGTTCTGTGACCACAGGTGCCGCTGACTTAGGCCTTTCACTGACTGTTCGAGGGATCTCCAGACAAATCATTATCCTGGATGGGCATACCATCTTAGAAGATGAACGCAGTTGGACCGGGATGGAAAATTTTTTAGGAACGATTGTCATTCTTATGGGTAGTAAAAAAACAAAGGAACTTGCAGAAAGACTAATCCAAAAAGGAATCAAAGGAACCACTCCCATTGTGCTTGCGGAAAATGTAGGAAGTTCAAATCCAACTTTTTCACCATCCACTCTCGCAGATACTATGTTAAATGGTATTCGAAAACAATCATCAGGCCCTGGAATCCTTTATGTCGGGGAAGCAATACGTCCCTTGCTTGATAGAAAAGATAAAATTCAAAATTTTATACTCACAAGTTTATTTACAGAATGA